Genomic window (Zingiber officinale cultivar Zhangliang chromosome 2B, Zo_v1.1, whole genome shotgun sequence):
cctcatgataatttgactttttctattatttttcttttcttcattatatttattTGACTTCTCTCTTTCCTCTATCGGCAGAATATAGGAATAATGTTAGTCaatctttaatcacattttaatacatttgaaaaagccaaaataaataatggacatcatatttggactccttgcaatttcagaaatccacaggaacttaaatgggttcaatcggagctttctaggtcgatcagtgggtttcggtcaaaacccactgatggacctagagagctccgattgcactcatttcagtttctacggatttctaaaattacaaggagttcaaatatggtgtacattatttattttgactttttatagatgttaacaagcaaaatcaaagaatcgacataaaagcccacgttgggccttatatgggcctgatatcattccgtatcaggcccacgttgggcctgatttgagtccatatcagacccaatgtgggttttttttgccgattctttgattttgcttgttaatatctataaaaagtcaaaataaataatggacaccatatttgaactccttgcaattttagaaactcatagaaactgaaatgggtgcaatcggagctctctaggtccatcattgggttttgaccgaaactcactgatcgatctagaaagctccgattgcacccatttcagtttctatgaatttctaaaattacaagtagtgaaaatatggtgtccattattatttttggcactcctagtggtggaccagcggttttgaaaaaccctaaatctctccttctttttttttccttttttttgtttaggcatgatatgaagagatatcatgcccacgttgggcctgatatctcttcatatcaggcccaatgtgggcctgatatttcCCCATATcatgcccaatgtgggcctgatatgggagatatcaggcctagatACAACAAAATTAGAGTTTTCAAAACctttggtccaccactaggagtgccaaaaataataatgggcaccatattttaactccttgcaattttagaaattcatagaaactgaaatgggtgcaatcgaagctttctaggtcgatcagtgggtttcggtcaaaacctaccgatggacctagagagctccgattgcacccatttcagtttctatggatttctaaaattgcaaggagttcaaatatgatgtccattatttattttggctttttatagatgttaacaagcaaaatcaaagaatcgacataaaagcccacgttgggcctgatacgttGGGcccgatatcattccatatcaggcccaacgtgggcctgatgttattccatatcaggcccacgttggcccTGATTTGAgtctatatcaggcccaatgtgggcttttatccgatttttgattttaataactataaaagtcaaaataaataatggacatcatatttgaactccttgcaaattagaaatccatagaaattgagTGCacgaactctctaggtccatcggTGGGTTTTGAAAGCCACCGATCGATCTAAAGCTCCGATGCACCCATTTCGATTTCTAAAATTataaggagtgaaaatatggtgtccattattttttattgctgaggttttgaaaatcctaaatctctctttatttcttttattttttatttttgttgttacTAGGCTTGATATCTCTCATATCCCAACacgggcatgatatctcttcatatcaagcctaaacaaaaaaaggaaaaaaaagaagagagatttagggttttcaaaccCTCTGTGccaaaaaaataatggacaccatattttcactccttgtaattttagaaattatagaagcGAAATGGGTGCGATCGACTTTAGATCGATCGATTCGGTCAAAACCCGATGGACCTGAGAGTTCCGATGCACCCATTTcgttctatggatttctaaaatcgcaaggagttcaaatatggtgtccattatttattttgactttatatatatgttaacaagcaaaaatcaaagaatcggtaaagccacattgggcctgatatagactcaaatcaggcccaacgtgggcccgatatggaatgatatcagccCACGTTGAGcccgatatgattccatatccGCCCAACGTGGCTTTTACCGATTCATTTACAAAAAAAGTCAAAACATATATGGGGATAGAACTAAATCAATTATTTGGATTAATTTTAGATCTGAATTTATAACTCAGATTCGATTAGTTTTGTACCTGATCTAACTTTATATTATTTGCATCTATATTATATCTAATTAAGATTATAGGAGTTTCGAAAATATGTtatcataaatttattttattttttctggaccagaggttttgaaaaccctaaatctctctttatttctttttttttattttttgttgtatctaggcctgatatctcccatatcaggcccacattgggcctgatatggggagatatcaggcccacattgggcctgatatgaagagatatcaggcccaacgtgggcatgatatctcttcatatcatgtctaaacaaaaaaaaaaggaaaaaaaaaagaagagagatttagggtttttcaaaacctctggtccaccactaggagtgccaaaaataataatggacaccatattttcactacttgtaattttagaaattcatagaaactgaaatgggtgcaatcggagctttctagatcgatcagtgagtttcggtcaaaacccactgatggacctagagagctccgattgcacccatttcagtttctatggatttctaaaattgcaaggagttcaaatatggtgtccattatttattttgactttttatagatattaacaagcaaaatcaaagaatcggcaaaaaagcccacattgggcctgatatggactcaaatcatgcccaacgtgggcctgatatgaaataaTATCAggcccatatcaggcccaacgtgggattttatgccgattctttgattttgcttgttaacatctataaaaagctaaaataaataatgtacaccatatttgaactccttgtaattttagaaatccatagaaactgaaatgagtgcaatcagagctctctaggtccatcagtgggttttgaccgaaacccactgatcggcCTAGAatgctccgattgcacccatttaagttcctgtggatttctaaaattgcaaggagtccaaatatggtgtccattatttattttggcttcttcaaatgtattaaaatgtgattaaagattgactaatgttattcctatattccgccgacagaggagagagagaagtcagagaaatataatgaagaaaagaaaaataatagaaaaagtcaaattatcatgagggtaaaataggaaatgcttttaaaaaagtgcgctctttggtaaatatcaaagtagtgtacgccttttggtaaattcagattttcaagtgcgccctttggtaaattgccaTTTTAATGTGTGTTTTTTAGAGGGCTTTCTCAATCAATTAGATCACCatatttaacataatttttacatTAAAATAGTACAATTTCAACATCAAATACTATTTCAACTTCAATCCATTCACATATCATATcacacaaaaaaaaattctttaaaatattttatttttcatattcatAATGTAATTATCAACCtgcatttaaatttattaatatatttatatgataatcattatatttaaaaataatacatCATTATTTTGTATGTTAGTGTAATGGAtaatgtattttatatttatgcatataaatttttttaatatttgattatattttttatgaattagtgatataatttataaatataattataattaaaatatattaaagaaattaaaaataataatttaataaattaaattttacaaatatgcataataaaatttaaatattctacTAAATATACTTCATTTAAATTtatcataaataataattacatttaattacATTAAAATATGCTATAAAGTAaagacaaaaaaataataattacaaactaattatgtttgattttattaattatataataaaatttaaaaataaaaatcctctcCCATACTAAATATGGTGATGTGAATAATACAATACTAAAGATGATGTTTATTATTCACCACAACATATTTGATGTTAAATTAATGTATGAATTAGAGCATTTTAGTGTTAATTTTATactaaatttagtattttgataaTGGATTAAAGATGCTCTTAGGAATTAATGTAGTCCTGGACTATAGTGTCGCAGTAAGATATCTAAGTTATCACTCAAGTGTTCTCGATTTGTTCCCTAATTATaacgtatttgtagaaattttttctctaaataggAAGGACAATCAAAAGATGTTGTGTTTTTAGGTTGGTCATCGTGCACACTTCTTGATTTATTCTGATGATCAATAAATAAATACCTTGATGGACCTAAAAATAATTAATACGattaattatatttatcttaattttttttcttaggaaTGAATATATATAGTGGCGAGAGGTATGACACTTTCCTAAACAATCAATATTCGATTCACAGGCAAGGCACAGGATGCTCAAACTACTCGTTGTCAAGGACCATGTCGTGTTTTCTAGATATAGATGGATGAAATATAAGATTGGATTTGCCCATCTCAATATTAGCAACGTATATGTCCTTGAAATTATGGTGCTGTCAAAAGAAGGTtacaatttaattttcaactataatatatttatagaatttttttttattaagtgaGAGATATAATTaaagaatattaaatttttagatcgcccattataaatattttttaattttattttgagaaTATTTATAGAATGAAATCAATCATTCCAAATTTAACAATTCTTACCATCATTATTGAAGACTATAtctgaattttttttctcaaaaaaaaaaacatatatacacAAGAGCTTCTGCATACGAAGTAACTTTACCCGAAACTTTGCCGGGTGTCGCGGCCTAATTGCCCACGCACGTGATCCACCGACGCCAGCTGCAGACCGCGTCCTCTACTAATTACACGGATCCCGTAACCGGACTCAGCTCACCGCCTACTGGGAAACAGGCTTTAACTCTAGGAAGGAATCAGCATTTGGTCGTTACGGCGAGCTGTATTGCTAACGCGAGTGACGAGATCCAATATTACGGCTATAACTCTGAGGCTACTATCACTCGTCTCCTTCGACGTCCGTTTATCTCTTCGATCTCCATCACTACCACGAATCCATGATCATGGCAAGGCATCTCATCTCGGGGGCCATCGCCGTTCTGGCGGTGGTGTGCATCCTCCCGGCGATCGCTCTCGCCGCTCGTGACATCGCTGCCGCTAAGAAGCCGTTCGTCGTCCAGGGCCGCGTCTTCTGCGACACTTGCCAAGCCGGGTTCGAGACGCCGGTGTCGACCTACATCCAAGGTGAGCGTTTACTTTCCCCCTCAATGCGCTCTAGAGTGCTCCACCTTTTCTTCTTAATGGATTTTAGGGCATCAGATCATGTCTTAGTCCGGATCTGCATGTGTATGGTTAGTTGATTTGACGATTATAGGGATTGCCTTTAAATGTGGGTTCTTGTTCGGCAGATCAGGGGATGTAGTTGCGAGAAATTCTGAAATCACTTCATTTTCGTTCGGTTTGATTGCTTGCTCCATAGATCTAGTGAAAAAGAAACATAGTTACAaacatttgcatttttttttctctgaCAAATTGACCGATGTCGACTATTATTATAAATTGTTTGCGTAGCACGGTCAGAATGGCGGAAATGGTGCTGTCCGGTGATTTAGGGTttgaaaattaaggacaaatcTACTTAGTTTATTATATGAGGTAAAATATTGTATTTACACTAAATGAAGACATCACAGGGTGCATGCCAGGGAAACTATCGCCTGGTATTGAAATTGGAAAGGGATCTAGCTCAAGTTAGAAAGAACTAAATGCCCTCTTGTCAACATCTAAGCTACTAAGCGTCAAAATATGAAGGAGATTACACgctacttttttttttcatgtctGTGGTTTTGAAGATAATGCAACTGTAGTCATTCTATAGCTCGTTCGGATTTGTAATTTATCTTCCACAACAGGGTAGTGTTTGCTATCATAGATCTCAGCTCTATACAAGTGAGGATCAGGTTTCTGAGCTACTATGAGGGCCTCTTTATAGGGGTTTTCTATGGAGGTCCCTTTTGGGCTACCGATCCAGCCACAATAAATATCAGGTAGTGATGTAAGAAGCCGGACCATTACAGGAGAGGAGCTGAGGAGAGCAAAGAATGAGGCACCGGATTGTATCCTAGTTGCCAAGTGAAATCTTACTTGCATTTCGGTTTTGCATCTACTTGGGTAAGAGTTGGCTAGAGTAGGTTGCTGTGAATGCAAATTGCATGATAGGGGGCAACATTTTTTGCTTGTATTAATTCGATAATGGCATCGTAGATCATTAGATGCTTGTATGGTTGTTGATGTTGTGGGCATAGAACACCTAAAGCAAAATCAGAAAAAGGAATTCATTGTTGATGTTGTTAATGTTGGGTGAGTCCCCTATTAGAAGAAATCACATTTTATGTTCTGCTTTGCTTCAAAAACCTCTCCGTTCCTAACTTGCCAATGAACATGCCTTGGAGTACTCTTATTGTTGTTGATTGATTTATTCTCAGTTTAGATGTTACAATCATGCAAAATCGTATAATTACTAAGGTTTTAACATTAGCAATGGGATTGGAAGTGAAGTGCTTTCTTGCTTTATGCTTTGCAGGCGCAAAGGTGAGGGTTGAATGCCGATCAAAAACCACTGGTGCACAGACATGCAGTTTTGATGGCACTACCGACCACACGGGTACCTACAAAATTCTAGTCGCcgatgagcatgagcatgagatTTGCGAATCTACCATCGTCAGCAGCCCAGTAAGCAATTGCAAGACTGCACTCCAGGGCCGTGAGAGGGCTCGCGTCTTCCTCAGCCGCAACAATGGCATCGCTTCAGACATCCGATATGCCAATGCACTTGGATTCCAGAAAGACAGCCCCTTACCTGCTTGTGCCGCGCTGTTGAAGACCTATGAGCAAAATGAAGTCTAGATAAATTACTGATTTATCTCtaagctatttcatttttcaagtACTAATGCTGCATTAGCCCGGTTCTCGAACTCTATTAAATATGGCATGCACTGCTTGTCTAATGTCTTTTATTTTATGAAGAATCTATAAAGAATGCTTTTGCTATCTGccttcttttcttttctaatGGTTGATTTTAAGGTTTCTATAGCTTTGTCAATTTCTTTGTTTTTCACTCAGCATGTCAATTGAATCCAACAAAACCGTGCGTACTTATCAGCTTTCGGAATGCACAAGACCAACGGATTCAATTTGCCATGTCTTGCAAACTGATATAGAAATTTGATTAAGGAAAGTTGTCAGTGCAACACTAAAATTATTATCTATGATTTAAAAATCATGTTGTGAAAATAGTCTTTTATAAAATGTAAAGTAAGGTGGTGTATAATTGGCATccccccatttttttttttttaggactCCTGCAGAAATTTTGTTGGATATTTTTCTTAAAGAGTAATATGGGTATATTAATTTTTGATGTTAAAATCTAACAGACTCGGTTAGTCATCTTAACAATGAGTTAATGCTTCTAATCGGTGAAGCTCAGTATGATGATGTGGGACATTGTTCCATTTATATTTTTGACATCCTTTTTCGATTATCGAAATATTCCTTCGAGTATGAGACATATCCTTCGTGGTATTGTCGTTATCGACCTAATCTCGTCGGTCGTTGAGTTATCGTTTCGAATATTGACACAACCCTTTTGAATAAAGTTATCATTAAGGATAAAAGTATTAAGGTGGAGATAAAGACTATGTCTTCTTTCTTAAAATGATATTGCCTTACCTAGATGTTTACGATTTATTGACAATCATCTCCTAAGATACAACGAATTGCGTCTTGAAATAGGATCATTCCAAATTTCGAGTCCcgtagagagaggagagagaagagAATTCAAGAGAAGAATTCATAACTTGAGAATTAAGTATGTTGAGTGAAAGgaatgatgtttattttatagaATGAAGGATTACTTCTTAGAGGTAAAAGATTTTTTTCAAGAGTTGAAAGAATATGAAAGATATGTTTTCCCTTAAATAAGTTTGGTTATGAGTGAGTTCGATTTATTAAAgttcataaataattttttaaaataatttacgaTAAAAATCAAAAGAGAGTTTTTTTGTTCGTATCTTTAAAAACTTCTTTATCATTAAATCAATGCCCCATAGTACCTCATTCAATTTTCATTTTTGATATTACcggttttataaaaaaaatgatgaatcatATAATATTatagcaaaaggtgaatacgctcgccctgaTGAATCATATAATATGGAGCTTGGGATGATCGATGTAGttccataaaaatttttcatcagCCATTAAGATATATTAGGAAATGTTCGTGGTAGATGGTCCAGAAGTCCAGTATTCCGTGATTACTCGTCCCAATTAGAAGAAAAATTTACTGATTTTATAACGGTTATAATAGGGGCATTTTAACTTTCATCTATACTAATAATACATCCTTATCCTACACATTCTTAGGCGCCCCTTAATGTCCGGGTGCCTGGGTGCTCGGACATGTACAAATTAGATCCTCTGGTCCACTTTTTTGGACTGGGGATCATCCACAATGTAATTGCGATCAGATCGCTGCGGTGATTCAGCCGCTATTGATTGCAATCCCTCTCTGGGTTCATCTTTCCACCCAGGTTATAGTGTGAATCGGGATGGACAACCGGAGGTCACTCCTGTTCGGCGCCTGATAGGCTAACCACCCGCTCACCGTTGGCAGCCTCCAAGCAACCGACAATTCGCTTGGAGGTCGCTGGCCGTCTAGCCGACTCAAATTACAACTTGAGTAGGAAGATAAATCTTgtgaaaaatcataattaattacgaTCAAATCATGGTGCATTATGACCTCATGATGGCAACACTTCATGCGCTAGCTACTAGACCCATTCGAGGGGACAGGAGATGGTCATGGTCCCGTCCCCTcgaatgggtctagtggctagcgcataaagtgttgtcatcatgaggtctgaggtttgaatctcgacaaaactgagataaatgtctcccttatgtgttagtcactattctaaaggctagtagccgcccgtgatttacctcctccgtgttagtcCTGGGACAGGTTGATGGAGACGCTGGAAGCGAGTGTATTCGTGTTTTGCCATCATTATGGACCATCTTCTGTCTCTGGAGCAATAGTGCCACGGTAAGACATCCGCTTCTCAACTGACCGTCGTGTACACTTCTAGATTTATCTTGATCATTCTAAAAATAATCAATGagactaattaaaattattatttttttattatggaCCATCACATTATTCGTAAAAAGCAATTGGTTCCCACCGTAAAATGTAATTGGTTCCCACTGTAAAAAGTAATTGGTTCGATGAATGGGTTCGATCTCATAGAAGAATAAACTAGAAAATACATGAATCATGACGAACGATTGAGCGTTATAAAATTTCCAAACTCCTTAACTATTATATGCGTTGGATGAAGGGATCTAGTCCACCTCTTACCTCTATCgggttatgttttttttttactgtgtTACAGTAGCTATGGCCCGAAGCTACCGTAACAACataaaaattaaagataatttttgagGAAAACAAAATAGACGGGATGATATTGTTgtcctttctattttttttccctgaataatttataaataaaaaatatttattaatttatttaaattttatttgcagattttgtttgattattattattattattattattattataactaaaaataaaaaataatatatatttttcgcGGACCAAGTAAACACGGACAGAtgaattatgattttattttcccTGCAATCATCTCTCTTCCTTCCTCCCGAATCTCAGCATGTAAACAGCGCCAAAAAGAATAGAGGGGCGTGGCTTCGCCTCGGGGTCGCAGCGATTTGTCGAAACTTGGGATCTCCTTTGTGTCTCTAGGGCAAGCGTATTCCTTTGCTCCTCATGGGAAacaagaggaaggagaagaagagcaagaagcacaaGGGGAAGATCATGGGCGAGCAGGGACTGGCGCTGAGCTACGTCCACGACTGGGTCTTCCGCAACCCATCCGacgacgccgccgccgccgccgacgaCCAAGGCTTCTTGCCGGCGGCGGCCCGCAAAATCACCGATTCCGTCGTTTTCGAGCTCCACTGCCACTCCAACCGCAGCGACGGCTTCCTCTCCCCGGCTGCTCTGGTGGAGCGAGCCCATCGAAATGGGGTGGGATTCCTTACCGTTCTATTCTCGGTTGATTCATTctgttttgttttcccttttttttttctttgtgggTAGTCGATCTGATTGTTGGCTTAGTGAAGTGTTTTTCTCGTCTATGGCGATTTAGTGTTGCATGGTTAGTATTGCATAGAAGGTCTATTTCTTCTGGTAATCATCGTTTAGGCTTTGTTATTATGTTTCAGCAATGGATGAGGGTTAGAAAAATGCCAAATCAGTCACCATTCTCTTTGAGTATAATTTTGGATAAGTTCACCACTTCAGTTAGTTTGATCTGAACCATTACCTTTTGTTCCTGCCTATCTTTGAATGTCAAATTCTATCACATACCTCGTTGATTATGATAATCTGATATTGTAGCATTTCTTTAAAATAGTCAAAACTATAAAAGAACCAAATTGT
Coding sequences:
- the LOC122046794 gene encoding pollen-specific protein C13-like codes for the protein MIMARHLISGAIAVLAVVCILPAIALAARDIAAAKKPFVVQGRVFCDTCQAGFETPVSTYIQGAKVRVECRSKTTGAQTCSFDGTTDHTGTYKILVADEHEHEICESTIVSSPVSNCKTALQGRERARVFLSRNNGIASDIRYANALGFQKDSPLPACAALLKTYEQNEV